The Thermococcus eurythermalis genomic sequence CCTTCGGCTTGGCAAGCTTCGCGGCCCAAGCGGCGGCTTCATTTGCCTTCATAACGGTTCTAATCGGCATTTTTCACCACCTCACTTGCTCTCCCTAACCATAACTATGGCATCAACAGGGCACTCGTTCGCACAAATACCACAGCCCTTACAGTAGTCGTAGTCAAAGACCGGGTAGCCCTCCTCGTCAAGGTAGATTGCAGGCTCAGGGCAGTAGATGTAGCAGAGGTAGCACCTGGTGCACTTGTCCCTGTTGAACTCGGGCATGAAGACTCTCCAGCTTCCGGTCTTGTTGATTACGCTACTGCCC encodes the following:
- the porD gene encoding pyruvate synthase subunit PorD — protein: MAESPFKADIERVQKEYSEKMTPGAIAYIPGSSVINKTGSWRVFMPEFNRDKCTRCYLCYIYCPEPAIYLDEEGYPVFDYDYCKGCGICANECPVDAIVMVRESK